Proteins encoded within one genomic window of Alteribacter populi:
- a CDS encoding cysteine hydrolase family protein, translated as MELKGKKHAIVVIDMLNDFIGPKAALRCESGETIVPNIRQAVDFAHDHNIQVIFIQEAHRKNDADFRVRPVHAIKGTWGHEFIPELTPDEEAGDYVVQKRRHSAFSYTDMDLFLREEQIDTVVLTGVWTNVCVRSTASDALYHGYNVICLTDGTASQDEDMHRSGLRDINLFGEIMSTDEYIEAAKKTANQSSLT; from the coding sequence GTGGAATTAAAAGGGAAAAAGCACGCGATCGTTGTTATTGATATGTTGAATGACTTTATAGGACCAAAAGCAGCTCTTCGCTGTGAGAGTGGAGAAACAATAGTACCAAATATTCGGCAAGCTGTTGATTTTGCTCATGATCACAATATTCAAGTGATCTTTATTCAAGAAGCTCACCGAAAAAATGATGCTGATTTTCGAGTCAGACCTGTTCACGCAATCAAAGGAACATGGGGACACGAATTTATTCCAGAACTCACACCTGATGAAGAAGCTGGTGACTATGTTGTTCAAAAAAGACGGCACAGTGCCTTCAGCTACACGGATATGGATTTATTTCTCAGAGAAGAGCAAATCGATACTGTCGTATTAACAGGTGTATGGACGAACGTATGTGTCAGAAGTACCGCATCAGATGCACTATATCACGGCTATAACGTAATTTGTCTAACAGATGGCACAGCCTCTCAAGATGAAGACATGCATCGTTCTGGATTGAGAGATATTAATTTGTTTGGAGAGATCATGTCTACTGATGAATATATCGAAGCCGCTAAAAAAACAGCGAATCAATCTTCATTAACCTAA
- a CDS encoding UbiX family flavin prenyltransferase, with amino-acid sequence MRIVVGITGASGSLYAYTLIRALHQLDVETHVVATEMGEKVLQFECGIKMDEIKKYAEVESNKNLFAPISSGSFKTDGMVIVPCSMNTLGAIANGVGDTLLSRTSSVALKERRKLIVVPRESPITLIHINNMKALAESGAEIMPASPGFYHRPQEIWELANFMVARILDAFDLDHQLLPRWGEKL; translated from the coding sequence ATGCGAATCGTTGTAGGAATCACAGGAGCAAGCGGATCTTTGTATGCTTATACATTGATCCGTGCTCTTCACCAATTAGATGTTGAAACTCACGTCGTCGCTACTGAAATGGGAGAGAAAGTGTTGCAATTTGAGTGTGGCATTAAGATGGATGAAATTAAAAAATATGCTGAGGTAGAAAGCAATAAAAACCTGTTTGCCCCTATTTCGAGTGGTTCATTTAAGACAGATGGGATGGTTATTGTTCCCTGTTCGATGAATACATTAGGGGCTATCGCAAATGGCGTAGGTGATACATTATTAAGTCGTACGTCAAGTGTCGCGTTAAAAGAAAGGCGGAAATTGATTGTTGTGCCCCGGGAAAGTCCAATAACACTCATACACATTAACAATATGAAAGCCTTAGCTGAATCAGGAGCTGAAATCATGCCAGCTTCTCCAGGATTCTATCACCGCCCGCAAGAAATCTGGGAACTGGCAAACTTTATGGTAGCAAGAATACTTGATGCGTTTGATCTCGATCATCAACTGCTTCCTCGTTGGGGGGAAAAGTTATGA
- a CDS encoding UbiD family decarboxylase: MSAVTMRDLLKEWEARDILKRIRKEVDPKYELGAVINSCEGKQPFLFEKIKGYESQMAAGLGGDRELMADSIGVKSRDLVPKIIQSIVDPIPTTKVGTGPVQENVVLDPFELDELFPIPVFHGEDSGGYYVSGILVVKDISGRKRYTSIRRMQFLEGNKTSILITSPELNEQFAHYEERGEPMDIAVMFGVVPAVVLSSQISTHLYHTDKLDVAGALLGESLEVVDCLTVDLEVLAEAEIVLEGKMVPNIREPEGPFGELAGYYGECSPQPIVEFSAITYRNDAISQTIFPSSFEERLPMGLVRESYIYSAVRQVVPGVKAVHVSMGGVARYHAVIQIEKTLEGDGKQAALAAFTGDKDLKHVVVVNHDVDIFDPEDVEWAIATRVQADQDVFIVPGANGSPLEASHNMRGVTAKMGIDATYPLHAAHQFRRTSIPFKEIDLKDYL; this comes from the coding sequence ATGAGCGCAGTAACAATGAGAGATTTGCTTAAAGAATGGGAAGCAAGAGACATTTTAAAACGCATAAGAAAAGAGGTAGATCCCAAATATGAACTAGGAGCAGTCATTAATTCTTGTGAAGGAAAGCAGCCTTTTCTATTTGAGAAAATTAAAGGCTATGAATCTCAAATGGCTGCTGGCTTAGGAGGAGATCGAGAATTAATGGCAGATAGTATTGGTGTTAAGTCTCGTGATTTAGTTCCTAAAATTATTCAGTCTATTGTTGATCCTATCCCAACTACAAAAGTAGGAACAGGACCTGTTCAAGAAAATGTTGTTTTAGATCCTTTTGAACTTGACGAACTCTTTCCAATACCGGTATTTCATGGTGAAGACTCTGGAGGATATTATGTTTCTGGAATATTAGTCGTAAAGGATATCTCAGGCCGAAAACGGTACACCTCGATTCGACGAATGCAATTTTTAGAAGGAAACAAAACAAGTATTTTAATTACCTCGCCCGAATTAAACGAACAATTTGCCCATTATGAGGAACGAGGAGAGCCGATGGATATAGCCGTAATGTTTGGGGTTGTACCAGCGGTAGTCCTCAGTTCTCAAATCAGTACACATTTATACCATACTGATAAATTAGATGTAGCTGGAGCACTATTGGGAGAATCATTAGAAGTGGTCGACTGTTTGACAGTTGATCTTGAAGTTTTAGCTGAAGCAGAGATTGTATTAGAAGGTAAAATGGTTCCTAACATCCGTGAACCTGAAGGACCGTTTGGCGAACTGGCTGGTTATTACGGCGAATGTTCCCCCCAGCCGATTGTAGAGTTTTCGGCTATTACTTATAGAAATGATGCAATTTCGCAGACGATTTTCCCATCAAGTTTTGAAGAAAGATTACCCATGGGACTCGTTAGAGAATCATATATATATAGTGCGGTCCGTCAAGTCGTACCAGGTGTAAAGGCTGTTCACGTCTCAATGGGTGGAGTAGCCCGTTATCATGCCGTGATTCAAATCGAAAAAACATTAGAAGGTGATGGAAAGCAAGCTGCACTTGCAGCATTCACTGGAGATAAGGATTTAAAACATGTTGTCGTTGTCAATCATGACGTCGATATTTTTGACCCTGAAGATGTAGAATGGGCGATTGCAACAAGGGTTCAAGCTGATCAAGATGTGTTTATAGTCCCAGGAGCTAACGGCTCTCCTTTAGAAGCCTCTCATAACATGAGGGGAGTGACAGCCAAAATGGGAATTGATGCGACATACCCTCTTCATGCAGCTCATCAATTTAGACGAACATCAATTCCATTTAAAGAAATCGACCTTAAAGATTATTTATAA
- a CDS encoding BMC domain-containing protein, whose translation MEAIGMVETRSLVAALEALDTMTKAANVQLVDLKKVGSGIVTVIVTGDVAAVTSAVESGKTAHNRTGGELISANVIPRPHTDLSKIL comes from the coding sequence GTGGAAGCAATCGGCATGGTTGAAACGAGAAGTTTAGTCGCTGCGCTGGAAGCTTTAGATACGATGACCAAAGCAGCGAATGTGCAGTTAGTCGATTTAAAAAAAGTAGGATCAGGTATCGTTACCGTTATTGTAACAGGTGATGTGGCTGCAGTTACATCCGCTGTAGAATCCGGAAAAACAGCTCACAATCGAACGGGTGGGGAGTTGATTTCAGCAAACGTGATCCCTCGTCCTCACACGGATTTGAGTAAGATTTTATAG
- a CDS encoding BMC domain-containing protein has translation MNTYALGLIETVGYTSAISAADAALKAADVELIALEKVIGAGGAISVTIHLSGDVAAVSSAVETGEKECNRVGKVISAHVIPHSHPEVGEKLLKNFSLPDVKNETQTSTKNKKLKEKPAGRKATSKKQEEKKATNNKEKDTPKTDDDQV, from the coding sequence ATGAATACTTATGCTTTAGGACTAATCGAAACTGTTGGATATACGTCAGCCATCTCTGCTGCAGATGCTGCTCTAAAAGCCGCTGATGTAGAACTTATTGCACTAGAAAAGGTGATTGGTGCTGGAGGTGCTATAAGCGTAACCATTCACTTGAGTGGTGATGTTGCAGCAGTTTCTTCAGCTGTAGAAACAGGAGAAAAGGAGTGTAACCGCGTGGGAAAAGTAATATCCGCTCATGTCATCCCTCATTCACATCCTGAAGTGGGTGAAAAGCTGTTAAAGAATTTTAGCCTTCCAGACGTTAAAAACGAGACTCAAACATCAACAAAGAACAAAAAATTGAAAGAAAAACCGGCCGGGCGGAAAGCTACGAGCAAAAAACAGGAAGAGAAAAAGGCCACAAACAATAAGGAAAAGGATACTCCTAAAACAGATGATGATCAAGTTTAA
- a CDS encoding BMC domain-containing protein, with product MGEALGMVETKGLVGAIEAADAMVKAANVEVCGYEKIGFGLVTIMVRGDVGAVKAATDAGASAASRVGELISVHVIPRPHSEVERVLMNNKGE from the coding sequence ATGGGCGAAGCGTTAGGAATGGTTGAAACTAAAGGTCTTGTAGGTGCTATTGAAGCTGCAGATGCGATGGTAAAAGCTGCGAATGTTGAAGTATGCGGTTATGAAAAGATTGGTTTTGGGTTAGTGACAATTATGGTTCGTGGAGATGTTGGTGCTGTAAAAGCTGCAACAGATGCAGGAGCAAGTGCTGCAAGCAGAGTAGGCGAGCTTATTTCCGTTCATGTAATCCCAAGACCACACAGTGAAGTTGAAAGAGTATTAATGAATAATAAAGGAGAATAA
- a CDS encoding EutN/CcmL family microcompartment protein, with translation MNMGIVIGRITATRKDENLVGFKILITQPIDVQENATGQALITVDMAGAGIGEKVIYVSGSMASRATQNKDAPVDAAIVGIIDTIDVEMKFGGKD, from the coding sequence ATGAATATGGGAATCGTTATTGGACGAATTACCGCAACAAGAAAGGATGAAAATCTGGTCGGTTTCAAGATTTTGATCACGCAACCAATTGATGTACAGGAAAACGCTACAGGACAAGCTTTGATTACCGTTGATATGGCGGGAGCCGGTATCGGTGAAAAGGTTATCTATGTATCGGGAAGTATGGCTTCACGGGCAACCCAAAACAAGGACGCTCCGGTTGATGCCGCCATTGTCGGTATTATCGATACGATAGACGTAGAAATGAAATTTGGAGGGAAGGATTAA
- the ade gene encoding adenine deaminase, translating to MDALNIKEALQWRKLIDTLLDKNQFADLVLQGGCFINVITRELYEADIAVKGEHVLLVGDAEELIGPSTKVENVSGKFVSPGFIDSHMHFESAVLTVTEFSKLSLPTGTTTLIADPHEIGNVLGVKGMQAMIEEATTLPHQVFYTVPCLTPDAPGLETAGYDVTSKDMKTLLNDPYVQGIGETQGFSNVNPVYQHASELIDDQLASVSYAKSIGKTVEGNAPALFGKELAAHIISGGTHISCHETTTKEEMIEKLRYGVSVFMREGSSQRNMAECIRAITEEGLDSRRAILVSDDMVPEDLLKDGHMNDIVKRTIAQGIDPVEAIQMVTINPATHFGFQDLGVLAPGKRADIAVISDLEQMTIDQVYVGGKKIAENGELTIDIPSYTYPETVKQSIKREPVKEEDLHINVSDRNRTHSHATVRAIKAIPDQNLTGTGEFKLNVTNGIVQPCLKQDVLPLMVVERHGRSGKIGKTFLHGFQLQSGAIAESVAHDTHNIIVTGTNYEDMVTAVNRVISMQGGIAMIKDGKVVGDLPLRIGGLMTDEFTGKEVSKKIAELHSLAKEELGCGFHVPFMHLSFWSLVTSPEWKITDMGLIEVDKFKIIPTIIE from the coding sequence ATGGATGCACTGAATATAAAAGAAGCCCTGCAGTGGCGAAAATTAATTGATACATTACTAGATAAAAATCAATTTGCAGATCTCGTACTTCAAGGTGGCTGTTTCATTAACGTTATTACAAGAGAACTATATGAGGCAGACATAGCAGTAAAAGGAGAGCATGTGCTACTTGTTGGAGATGCCGAGGAGCTAATAGGTCCTTCAACCAAAGTAGAAAATGTAAGTGGTAAGTTTGTCTCTCCAGGATTCATTGATTCCCATATGCACTTTGAAAGTGCGGTATTGACTGTCACAGAATTTTCAAAGCTTTCTCTTCCTACAGGAACGACAACGTTGATTGCTGACCCCCATGAAATTGGAAATGTCTTAGGAGTTAAAGGGATGCAAGCAATGATTGAAGAAGCTACGACACTGCCCCATCAAGTTTTTTATACCGTTCCCTGTCTCACACCCGATGCTCCCGGACTCGAAACGGCAGGATACGATGTGACTTCTAAAGACATGAAAACCTTATTGAATGATCCGTATGTTCAAGGGATCGGTGAGACCCAAGGATTTAGTAATGTTAACCCAGTTTATCAGCATGCTTCGGAGCTGATTGATGACCAACTGGCTTCTGTATCCTATGCCAAAAGCATTGGAAAGACTGTAGAGGGCAATGCTCCCGCCTTATTTGGTAAAGAACTTGCAGCTCATATTATTAGTGGTGGCACACATATTTCCTGTCATGAAACGACAACAAAAGAAGAAATGATTGAAAAATTACGGTACGGTGTGAGTGTCTTTATGCGCGAAGGTTCATCCCAACGTAACATGGCAGAATGTATTCGCGCAATTACCGAGGAAGGACTCGATTCCAGAAGAGCCATTCTCGTATCGGATGATATGGTTCCTGAAGACTTGCTAAAAGATGGTCATATGAACGATATCGTCAAAAGAACGATTGCCCAAGGAATTGATCCTGTAGAAGCCATTCAAATGGTGACCATTAATCCCGCTACTCACTTCGGTTTTCAAGATCTCGGTGTACTAGCTCCAGGGAAACGAGCAGACATCGCTGTTATTTCAGATTTAGAGCAGATGACGATTGATCAAGTGTATGTAGGTGGAAAGAAAATCGCTGAAAATGGTGAACTGACGATTGATATTCCAAGTTATACGTACCCAGAAACGGTTAAACAATCGATCAAACGTGAGCCAGTTAAAGAAGAAGATTTACACATTAACGTAAGTGATCGAAACAGAACGCATTCACATGCTACGGTTAGAGCCATTAAAGCTATACCAGATCAAAATCTGACAGGGACCGGAGAATTTAAATTAAATGTAACAAATGGTATCGTGCAGCCTTGTCTTAAGCAGGATGTTTTACCTCTCATGGTAGTGGAACGTCACGGAAGGTCGGGAAAGATAGGCAAAACCTTTCTCCATGGGTTTCAGCTCCAGTCCGGAGCCATTGCTGAAAGCGTTGCTCACGACACTCATAATATTATTGTTACCGGGACTAACTATGAGGATATGGTAACAGCTGTCAATCGCGTTATCTCCATGCAGGGAGGGATCGCAATGATCAAAGATGGCAAAGTAGTTGGTGACTTGCCATTGAGAATTGGCGGGCTAATGACAGATGAATTTACAGGAAAAGAAGTCAGCAAAAAAATAGCAGAGTTGCATTCGTTGGCTAAGGAAGAGCTCGGTTGCGGCTTCCATGTTCCATTTATGCATTTATCATTCTGGTCATTGGTGACTAGTCCTGAATGGAAAATTACAGACATGGGCTTGATCGAAGTTGATAAATTTAAAATTATTCCTACGATCATTGAATAA
- a CDS encoding cyclase family protein, which yields MTRLIDLSQEIYQGMPVFPLHQKTMIFPNMTHEEAKEQVGFEFATNNLLINEHGPTHTDATYEFDPNGKTIDEMSLEYFYGPAICLDLSYISPDAYISASDLERALKKSSQVIQEGDIVLLYTGHYERAYSTDEWLTRYTGLDYNGAKWLAEKGVVNIGIDAPAIDNPKDPDFSGHLVCREYQMSNTENLCNLGEVAGKRFLYFGLPLKIRNGTGSPIRAVALLVD from the coding sequence GTGACTCGACTCATAGACTTATCACAGGAAATATATCAAGGAATGCCAGTATTTCCATTACACCAAAAAACGATGATTTTTCCGAATATGACTCATGAAGAAGCAAAGGAACAAGTAGGCTTTGAATTTGCAACGAATAACCTTTTAATTAATGAACACGGCCCCACTCATACGGATGCTACTTACGAATTTGATCCAAATGGAAAAACGATCGATGAAATGTCATTAGAATATTTTTACGGACCGGCTATTTGTCTGGACCTCTCCTATATTTCTCCTGATGCATATATTTCAGCTTCTGACCTGGAAAGAGCATTGAAGAAATCTTCTCAAGTTATTCAAGAAGGGGACATTGTTCTTCTTTACACCGGTCACTATGAGAGGGCATATAGTACAGATGAATGGTTAACGCGATATACCGGATTGGATTATAACGGAGCGAAATGGTTAGCAGAAAAAGGAGTTGTAAATATTGGAATCGATGCCCCAGCAATTGACAACCCAAAAGACCCTGACTTTTCTGGTCATCTCGTCTGCAGAGAATACCAAATGTCAAATACCGAAAATCTATGTAATTTAGGGGAAGTAGCCGGGAAGAGATTCCTTTACTTTGGCTTACCTTTAAAAATAAGAAATGGGACAGGTTCCCCTATTCGAGCTGTAGCGTTACTAGTTGATTAA
- a CDS encoding urea carboxylase-associated family protein: MPSSEQVIKEEILIPPYEGRSILVRKNEALIIIDVEGKQVGDFVCFNFHDAQEYVSPVHMRASLSSIRLKIGDGLYSNKRRPLMTFEQDTVGKHDFFFPACDYYRYKVDYNMEDHPNCHDNLKNSLKSYNLDHLPVPDPINFFMNNKLNDLGDYEICEPLSKPGDYVQLKAVEDVVIAVSTCSQDMAAVNGFNVTPLKLQVLSSNG, from the coding sequence TTGCCAAGTTCGGAACAGGTAATAAAAGAGGAAATTCTCATTCCTCCATATGAGGGAAGAAGTATTTTGGTTCGAAAAAATGAAGCCTTGATTATTATTGATGTAGAAGGAAAGCAAGTTGGTGATTTCGTATGCTTTAATTTTCATGACGCACAAGAATATGTATCTCCAGTCCATATGAGAGCATCATTAAGCAGCATTAGGTTAAAAATCGGAGATGGGCTATACAGCAATAAACGACGCCCTTTGATGACTTTTGAACAGGACACCGTTGGTAAGCATGACTTCTTCTTTCCTGCCTGCGATTATTATCGCTACAAAGTAGATTATAATATGGAAGATCACCCTAACTGCCATGACAACCTAAAAAATAGCTTGAAATCCTATAATTTAGATCATTTGCCTGTACCTGATCCGATTAATTTTTTCATGAATAATAAGCTAAATGACCTTGGAGATTATGAAATTTGTGAACCTTTATCCAAACCTGGTGACTACGTACAATTAAAGGCTGTAGAGGATGTTGTGATTGCGGTTTCCACGTGCTCACAAGATATGGCTGCAGTCAATGGGTTTAACGTTACTCCTCTAAAGCTTCAGGTCTTATCAAGCAACGGTTAA
- a CDS encoding M20 family metallopeptidase, with product MEELSFLQKLIRANSSNPPGNEYEVGKIIAERAKHSGIDMTFGHLETNRCNVQARLKGNGQKKVLLCGHMDTVSPGEQTWEHGPYSGTIEGDRLYGRGASDMKSGLAAMYLAFESLYQSKNHSSLGEVVFLGTAGEEVDSCGAKQYLNANRIEEFDAIVIGEPTNEKVVIGHKGALWLEIVTFGKTAHGSMPHLGINAIDHITLVIGLIEQLGLEWKVTKGPLGQSSMAITKVGGGIQTNVIPDRCYIQVDIRSIPPQSHNELLAIVENKLEDIARKHPSFRCKVETLLDRAPLLTDPSTDIIQKALKINEGQLRENHASACYGVSYYTDGSVLNPQSEISTLIYGPGDEKLAHQPNEWVDIHAYLRSISFYKDLLTSYFTE from the coding sequence ATGGAGGAACTATCTTTCTTACAAAAACTCATACGAGCCAATAGCTCAAATCCACCGGGGAATGAGTATGAAGTTGGAAAGATCATAGCAGAGCGTGCAAAACATTCCGGAATCGATATGACATTTGGTCACCTCGAAACGAACAGATGTAATGTCCAGGCTAGGTTAAAAGGAAATGGCCAAAAAAAAGTTTTATTGTGCGGGCATATGGATACCGTTTCTCCAGGTGAACAAACGTGGGAACACGGTCCATACTCAGGCACAATAGAGGGAGACCGTCTGTATGGTCGTGGTGCTTCCGACATGAAAAGCGGACTGGCCGCAATGTATCTCGCATTTGAATCACTCTATCAATCTAAGAATCATTCATCACTAGGTGAGGTCGTTTTCCTGGGCACTGCGGGTGAAGAAGTGGACAGTTGCGGAGCAAAGCAATATTTAAACGCTAATCGTATCGAAGAATTTGATGCCATTGTCATTGGTGAACCTACAAATGAGAAAGTGGTCATTGGTCATAAAGGTGCACTGTGGCTCGAGATCGTGACATTTGGAAAAACAGCACACGGATCGATGCCGCACCTCGGTATCAACGCTATTGATCATATAACACTTGTAATCGGTCTTATCGAACAACTAGGTCTAGAATGGAAAGTGACGAAAGGACCATTAGGACAAAGTAGTATGGCCATAACGAAAGTAGGCGGTGGCATCCAGACGAATGTTATTCCAGACCGATGTTATATCCAAGTAGATATTCGTAGTATCCCCCCGCAATCTCATAATGAATTATTAGCGATAGTGGAGAACAAGCTAGAAGATATTGCAAGAAAACATCCATCTTTTCGTTGTAAAGTTGAGACATTATTGGATCGGGCACCTTTATTAACGGATCCTTCGACTGACATAATTCAAAAAGCGTTAAAAATTAATGAAGGTCAATTGAGAGAAAATCATGCAAGCGCCTGCTACGGTGTTTCTTACTACACAGATGGGTCTGTATTAAATCCGCAAAGTGAAATTAGTACTCTTATCTATGGTCCAGGCGATGAAAAGTTAGCCCATCAACCAAATGAATGGGTCGATATTCACGCTTACCTACGCTCCATTTCATTTTATAAGGATTTGTTGACATCATATTTTACCGAATAA
- a CDS encoding DMT family transporter, giving the protein MGYMLAFLSALCYSITNIVLKKGMSHSQYNGVWIITLINVIVLGHVLALAVIFGSLPNLNRTGVILFAVAGFLINVVGRSLLYSSIRINGSSKAVAIKNSAPAFTVLFAVVVLHEQITLWPWVGISLIMVGLLLLGVRFFQEGAKVAQRSGYWLALAAAVAYGLGQGLTKQAMEYMYEPILGVFLGCLTAFLFLSVIEAGKGNIRSFIRANFQKINKYYVCAGVLTSLALLLFYLSVSYILVSYSVAILAIDPVLTVILSKFFLKKEEKVSFLILIVAVLVFIGATIVSLMGS; this is encoded by the coding sequence ATGGGTTATATGCTGGCTTTTTTATCGGCTCTGTGTTATTCGATTACCAACATCGTCCTGAAAAAAGGAATGAGTCACTCTCAGTATAATGGCGTTTGGATCATTACACTCATAAATGTTATCGTTCTGGGGCATGTACTAGCCCTCGCTGTCATTTTTGGCAGCCTCCCAAATTTGAACCGAACAGGCGTAATTTTATTTGCTGTTGCGGGGTTTTTGATCAATGTGGTTGGCAGGTCTTTATTATATTCGAGCATTAGAATAAATGGTTCTTCAAAAGCAGTTGCGATTAAAAATTCCGCTCCTGCGTTTACGGTGTTATTTGCAGTGGTCGTCCTTCACGAACAAATTACGCTCTGGCCTTGGGTTGGGATATCATTAATTATGGTAGGGTTACTATTATTAGGGGTGCGTTTTTTTCAAGAAGGGGCAAAGGTTGCTCAGCGATCAGGGTATTGGCTCGCTCTGGCAGCAGCTGTAGCCTATGGGCTGGGACAGGGACTTACAAAACAAGCAATGGAATATATGTATGAACCAATATTAGGTGTATTTTTAGGGTGTTTAACAGCTTTTTTATTTCTATCAGTGATCGAAGCTGGAAAAGGAAATATTCGTTCGTTTATTAGGGCAAACTTTCAAAAGATCAATAAGTATTACGTTTGTGCCGGAGTGCTGACGAGCCTAGCATTACTCCTTTTTTATTTGTCAGTATCCTACATTCTCGTCAGCTATTCCGTAGCCATTCTGGCGATAGATCCTGTTCTTACTGTGATTCTCAGCAAGTTTTTTCTTAAAAAAGAAGAAAAGGTCTCCTTTTTGATCTTAATTGTTGCTGTTCTTGTATTTATTGGAGCTACAATCGTCTCTCTCATGGGGTCATAA
- a CDS encoding aminoglycoside phosphotransferase family protein gives MKVLYKEFNDKEKTTMKLQEHFVRSVRLYFKSEGDKWLQNLPSTIHYCEDKWSLKMKEPFALSINYVAPALTATGDEVVVKICIPGEECLNELEALQLFGEERMVRLIRSDKEKGILILERLSPGEMLVEINNDEEACIIAANVIKNITIPVPPLCKLPTTQAREEELSKMVQEHRNGIGPISHQTLHRALRVFTYMNKTIKQYWLLHGDFHHYNILSSGRGEWKVIDPKGLIGEVEYDLIQYMLNNLPNDHSFEVIEKRVDIFTNKLNLNRKRLLLWGYCHTVLATAWTVGEDGAYNESFYRGIEIFKKLYEKEPGKIS, from the coding sequence ATGAAAGTGCTCTATAAAGAATTCAATGATAAGGAGAAAACAACAATGAAGCTTCAGGAACACTTCGTTAGATCCGTCCGTTTATATTTTAAATCTGAAGGTGATAAATGGCTGCAAAACTTACCGAGTACTATTCATTACTGTGAAGACAAATGGTCTCTAAAAATGAAAGAACCTTTTGCCCTTTCCATTAACTACGTTGCACCTGCATTAACTGCCACTGGAGACGAAGTAGTGGTTAAGATCTGCATCCCTGGAGAAGAATGTCTTAATGAATTAGAGGCCTTACAGTTATTCGGGGAAGAAAGAATGGTCAGACTGATTCGTTCAGATAAGGAAAAAGGTATTCTTATCTTGGAAAGACTGTCACCCGGGGAAATGCTAGTAGAGATTAATAACGACGAGGAAGCTTGCATCATAGCCGCTAATGTTATAAAAAACATAACCATTCCAGTACCTCCACTGTGTAAATTACCCACCACTCAAGCTAGAGAGGAAGAACTCAGCAAAATGGTACAGGAACATAGAAATGGGATTGGTCCTATTTCACATCAAACCCTTCATCGTGCATTACGCGTTTTTACATATATGAATAAAACGATAAAACAGTATTGGCTACTTCATGGAGACTTTCATCATTACAATATTCTTTCTTCCGGAAGAGGGGAATGGAAAGTTATAGACCCAAAAGGGCTCATTGGTGAAGTGGAATATGATTTAATTCAATATATGTTGAATAATTTGCCCAATGATCATTCATTTGAAGTGATCGAAAAGCGAGTGGACATTTTCACAAATAAACTTAACCTAAATAGAAAACGCCTCCTTCTTTGGGGATACTGTCACACCGTATTAGCAACGGCATGGACAGTGGGTGAGGATGGGGCATATAATGAAAGCTTTTACAGGGGAATTGAAATTTTTAAAAAGCTATATGAAAAGGAACCTGGTAAGATAAGTTAA